Proteins encoded by one window of Salvia splendens isolate huo1 chromosome 7, SspV2, whole genome shotgun sequence:
- the LOC121811439 gene encoding rac-like GTP-binding protein ARAC7, whose amino-acid sequence MSASKFIKCVTVGDGAVGKTCMLICYTSNKFPTDYIPTVFDNFSANVAVDGSIVNLGLWDTAGQEDYSRLRPLSYRGADIFVLAFSLISRASYENVLKKWMPELRRFAPNVPIVLVGTKLDLRDDHMGSNIITTAQGEELRKQIGAAAYIECSSKTQQNVKGVFDTAIKVVLQPPRRKEVASPRKKRHSSSGCSIVKGIVCGGCVA is encoded by the exons ATGAGTGCTTCAAAATTCATCAAATGTGTGACTGTGGGAGATGGAGCTGTTGGCAAAACCTGCATGCTCATATGCTACACCAGCAACAAATTCCCTACC GATTATATTCCAACAGTGTTTGACAATTTTAGTGCTAATGTGGCTGTTGATGGCAGCATTGTCAACTTAGGCCTCTGGGATACTGCAG GGCAAGAAGATTACAGCAGGTTGAGGCCCCTGAGTTACAGAGGCGCAGACATATTTGTTTTGGCCTTCTCTTTAATCAGTAGGGCTAGCTATGAAAATGTCCTCAAGAAG TGGATGCCTGAACTTCGTAGATTTGCCCCCAATGTTCCAATTGTGCTTGTTGGAACAAAGTTAG ATCTGAGGGATGATCATATGGGATCCAACATCATCACCACAGCCCAA GGAGAGGAGCTGAGGAAACAGATTGGTGCAGCAGCTTACATAGAATGCAGCTCCAAGACTCAACAG AATGTGAAGGGTGTGTTTGATACTGCAATCAAAGTTGTGCTTCAACCTCCACGCAGAAAGGAAGTGGCGTCGCCGCGCAAGAAGCGACACAGTAGTAGTGGCTGCTCAATTGT GAAAGGTATTGTTTGTGGTGGTTGCGTCGCCTAA